A genomic stretch from Mycobacterium paraterrae includes:
- a CDS encoding SRPBCC family protein, with translation MSASTQFTKIAVVAALLYAARRYYRNWGTTKGECKAPLPGDEMLGEPAIQVTEAIWIDSPPAIVWPLLLRMGLGRGARGSRFALENMAGLRMHESERSGREWKPLAAGDTLRLKPDGWMGLRGGLAFRVEAVTPERDIVLSAVAPALPNVVWSFRLQSQTATHTRLLARARVGLRHPGEVVVVELARPAIALLIRKVLLRIKDQAQRQSEDLAAVQIAD, from the coding sequence ATGTCTGCGTCGACTCAATTCACCAAGATCGCGGTAGTTGCGGCTTTGCTCTATGCCGCACGCCGGTATTACCGCAACTGGGGAACCACCAAAGGCGAGTGCAAAGCACCGTTGCCGGGCGACGAGATGCTCGGTGAGCCGGCTATCCAGGTGACCGAAGCGATATGGATAGATTCGCCGCCGGCGATCGTCTGGCCGCTGCTGCTACGCATGGGGCTGGGACGCGGCGCTCGTGGCAGCCGATTCGCGCTGGAGAACATGGCGGGCCTTCGGATGCACGAATCCGAGCGCAGCGGTCGGGAATGGAAGCCGCTAGCGGCCGGAGACACCCTGCGTCTCAAGCCCGATGGCTGGATGGGGCTTCGTGGCGGGCTGGCCTTCAGGGTCGAGGCGGTGACACCCGAACGTGACATCGTGCTCAGCGCTGTCGCGCCAGCTCTGCCGAACGTGGTGTGGTCATTTCGCCTGCAGTCGCAGACGGCAACCCATACGCGGCTGTTGGCCCGGGCTCGGGTCGGCCTGCGGCACCCGGGTGAGGTTGTTGTGGTCGAACTTGCGCGGCCCGCCATTGCTCTGTTGATCCGGAAAGTGTTGTTACGCATCAAAGATCAGGCGCAACGGCAGAGCGAAGACCTCGCGGCCGTGCAGATTGCCGACTAA
- a CDS encoding HAD-IC family P-type ATPase, giving the protein MGTSTTNASPAAGLTSAEVAQRVAEGKVNTVPRRTTRAVSDIVRANLFTRINAILAVLFIVVVATGSLINGLFGLLIVANSVIGIVQELRAKLTLDRLTIVGQAKPVVRRDGQAREVPPAEVVSDDVIELGPGEQIAVDGMVVHDSALEVDESLLTGEADPVLKKTGDMVMSGSFVVAGSGAYHATNVGGDAYAAKLTLEAGAFTLTKSELQAGVNKILGIITYLLIPTALLIIYTQLFTTHADWRQSVLRTVGALVPMVPEGLVLMTSIAFAVGVIRLGQRRCLVQELPAIEALARVNVVCSDKTGTLTENRMQVAGLEQLDSSIALDAIVDVFASLAARDAHPNASMQAIAQAYPHPPGWTVTSTAPFKSSTKWSGCSFAKHGNWILGAPDVLQEPSSEAAQQAEAAGSQGFRVLLLGSSPIPVDHPDAPGCLTPVALITLRQRIRPDAHAALRFFAEQGVSVKILSGDNAASVGAVASLAGLDGQTCDARTLPTDLDELAETMDHYTGFGRVRPDQKRAMVRALQRRGNTVAMTGDGVNDVLALKDADIGVAMGAGSPASRSVAQIVLLDNSFASLPIVVSEGRRVIGNVERVANLFLTKTVYSALLALLVGLCGVAARWSGFRSPMFPFEPIQVTIAAWFTIGVPAFILSLAPNHEQARPGFVRRVVTAAVPNGTVAGVATFACYLLAWQGNTEVSIRQVQASTSALITLLVIAVWVLATVARPYTWWKVALVASSGGAYLAILCSSFARSHLTIDPSNVALTATAVGIGVAGAAVVEAWWWMQRSSGGVKAHLWQRSA; this is encoded by the coding sequence ATAGGGACGTCAACTACGAACGCGTCGCCGGCGGCCGGTTTGACGTCTGCCGAGGTTGCGCAACGCGTCGCGGAAGGCAAAGTCAACACAGTTCCCCGCCGGACGACACGCGCGGTGTCCGACATTGTCCGGGCGAACCTCTTCACGCGAATCAACGCAATCCTGGCCGTGCTGTTCATCGTGGTGGTCGCGACCGGCTCGCTGATCAACGGGCTGTTCGGCCTCCTGATCGTCGCCAACAGCGTCATCGGAATCGTGCAAGAGCTGCGGGCCAAACTGACGCTGGACAGGCTGACCATCGTCGGGCAGGCCAAGCCGGTGGTACGCCGCGACGGCCAGGCGCGCGAAGTGCCGCCGGCGGAGGTGGTTTCCGACGATGTGATCGAACTCGGGCCCGGTGAACAAATTGCGGTGGACGGCATGGTGGTCCACGATTCCGCGCTGGAGGTCGACGAGTCACTGCTGACCGGCGAGGCCGACCCAGTGCTGAAAAAGACTGGCGACATGGTGATGTCGGGCAGTTTCGTCGTCGCAGGCAGCGGCGCCTATCACGCCACCAACGTCGGAGGTGACGCGTACGCCGCAAAGTTGACCCTCGAGGCCGGCGCATTCACCTTGACCAAGTCCGAACTTCAGGCGGGCGTCAACAAGATTCTCGGAATCATCACCTACCTGTTGATACCGACCGCTTTGCTGATCATCTACACGCAGCTGTTCACGACACACGCCGACTGGCGGCAATCCGTGCTCCGCACCGTGGGCGCCTTAGTGCCGATGGTCCCCGAAGGCCTAGTTCTGATGACGTCAATAGCGTTCGCCGTCGGCGTGATTCGCCTCGGCCAGCGCCGGTGTCTGGTGCAAGAGTTGCCGGCGATCGAAGCCCTGGCCCGGGTCAACGTGGTGTGTTCCGACAAGACCGGAACACTGACCGAGAACCGTATGCAGGTCGCAGGATTAGAGCAGCTCGACTCGAGTATCGCGCTCGACGCCATTGTCGACGTGTTTGCGTCGCTTGCGGCGCGCGACGCCCACCCGAACGCGAGCATGCAGGCGATCGCTCAGGCATATCCCCATCCGCCGGGTTGGACCGTCACTTCGACCGCGCCGTTCAAGTCGTCGACGAAATGGAGTGGATGTTCCTTCGCAAAACACGGCAACTGGATTCTCGGTGCCCCAGACGTTCTCCAGGAACCCTCATCCGAGGCCGCACAGCAGGCCGAAGCCGCAGGCTCGCAGGGATTTCGGGTACTGCTGCTCGGATCCAGCCCGATTCCCGTCGATCATCCAGATGCACCGGGTTGCCTTACTCCCGTCGCATTGATCACGCTGCGGCAGCGGATCCGACCGGATGCTCACGCCGCCTTGCGCTTTTTTGCCGAGCAAGGCGTTTCGGTCAAAATCCTCTCCGGTGACAATGCCGCCTCGGTCGGCGCGGTGGCATCGCTCGCCGGCCTCGACGGACAGACGTGTGACGCGCGGACGTTGCCGACTGACCTCGACGAACTTGCCGAAACGATGGACCACTACACCGGTTTCGGCCGAGTGCGACCAGACCAGAAGCGTGCGATGGTGCGCGCGTTGCAGCGGCGCGGCAATACGGTGGCGATGACCGGCGACGGCGTGAACGATGTGTTGGCACTCAAAGACGCCGATATCGGCGTGGCGATGGGGGCGGGCAGTCCCGCTTCGCGCAGCGTTGCTCAGATCGTGCTGCTGGACAACAGTTTCGCGTCGTTACCAATCGTCGTCAGCGAAGGCCGCCGCGTGATCGGCAATGTCGAGCGGGTAGCCAATCTGTTCCTCACGAAGACCGTGTACTCCGCGCTGCTGGCCCTGCTGGTAGGACTCTGCGGTGTCGCGGCGCGGTGGTCGGGCTTCCGGTCGCCGATGTTCCCATTCGAGCCCATCCAGGTCACCATCGCGGCATGGTTCACCATCGGTGTCCCCGCGTTCATCCTGTCGCTGGCCCCGAACCACGAACAGGCGCGCCCGGGTTTCGTGCGCCGCGTGGTGACGGCGGCGGTGCCCAACGGCACGGTCGCCGGCGTCGCAACTTTTGCGTGCTACCTGCTGGCATGGCAGGGAAACACGGAGGTCTCAATCCGCCAGGTGCAAGCTTCGACCTCGGCGCTGATCACCCTGCTGGTGATCGCGGTGTGGGTGCTGGCAACGGTCGCCCGCCCCTACACCTGGTGGAAGGTGGCCTTGGTCGCGTCGTCGGGTGGGGCGTACCTGGCGATTCTGTGCAGTTCCTTCGCGAGAAGCCACTTGACGATCGATCCGTCGAACGTCGCGTTGACCGCCACCGCAGTCGGCATCGGGGTGGCGGGTGCCGCTGTCGTCGAGGCGTGGTGGTGGATGCAGCGCTCGTCGGGCGGGGTCAAGGCGCACTTGTGGCAGCGATCGGCGTAA
- a CDS encoding Acg family FMN-binding oxidoreductase gives MNASFPDRDTVKTALSLAARAPSVHNTQPWRWRVGSNSLHLYADRRLHLAKTDPDSRDLTLSCGIALHHCVVALGALGWQSKIHRLPDPDDPEHLAAIEVHRRPANELDITLAAAIPRRRTDRRRYSSWEVPANDIALLGARAARTGVMLRQVNSRSGLKDIMVQAIRKHATDYGYLSELTVWSGRYASWAGVPARNTPDADPTAPLPPRLFAGPALDQPVDTEPSDDNAVVLALGTREDDLLARLRAGEASSLVLLSATAIGLASCPVTEPLEIRETRDAVQLEVFGLDAYPQMLLRVGWAPVDADVLPATPRRPLGDVVEYLDGSRFC, from the coding sequence ATGAACGCTTCCTTTCCGGATCGCGACACCGTGAAGACAGCGCTGTCGCTGGCCGCCCGCGCACCATCGGTGCACAACACTCAGCCCTGGCGCTGGCGGGTGGGTTCGAACAGTTTGCACCTTTACGCCGATCGCAGGCTGCATCTTGCCAAGACCGACCCCGACAGCCGCGATCTGACATTGAGTTGCGGTATCGCTTTGCATCATTGTGTCGTGGCGCTCGGCGCGCTCGGCTGGCAATCCAAGATCCATCGGCTGCCGGATCCCGATGATCCCGAGCATCTTGCCGCGATCGAAGTTCACCGCCGGCCGGCCAACGAGCTGGATATCACGCTGGCAGCGGCCATTCCACGACGACGCACCGATCGGCGGCGCTACAGCTCGTGGGAGGTTCCCGCCAACGACATTGCGCTGCTGGGCGCGCGCGCGGCCCGCACCGGTGTAATGCTCCGCCAGGTCAATTCGCGGTCTGGGCTGAAAGACATTATGGTGCAGGCCATTCGTAAGCACGCCACAGACTACGGCTACCTTTCCGAGTTGACGGTGTGGAGCGGACGATACGCATCGTGGGCGGGCGTGCCGGCCCGCAACACCCCGGACGCCGATCCCACGGCTCCGCTCCCGCCGCGGCTCTTCGCGGGCCCCGCTTTGGACCAGCCGGTCGATACCGAACCATCCGACGACAACGCCGTGGTGCTGGCGCTCGGCACCAGAGAAGACGACCTCCTGGCACGGCTTCGAGCCGGAGAAGCCAGCAGCCTCGTGCTGCTGAGTGCCACAGCTATCGGACTGGCCAGTTGCCCAGTCACCGAACCTTTGGAGATCCGCGAGACACGCGATGCCGTGCAGCTCGAGGTCTTCGGGCTCGACGCCTATCCGCAAATGTTGCTTCGCGTGGGTTGGGCTCCGGTCGACGCTGACGTATTGCCCGCCACGCCCCGTCGC
- a CDS encoding proline dehydrogenase family protein: MTGLFSKTLRPAILAASRSHGLQHTAERLSVTRKVVHRFVPGTTLAGVLESAAALRDSGRLVSIDYLGEQVTDIEGANATVSAYLHLLDALGRRPDATREGVRPLEVSLKLSALGQALNHDGEKIALEHAYRICERAERIGAWVTLDAEDHTTTDSTLSIAAELRTDFPWLGVVLQAYLQRTPGDCEQFAASGARVRLCKGAYDEPASVAHRDAAAVTAAYLRCLRLLMAGPGYPMVASHDPAVIDAVPLLARETGRTATDFEYQMLYGVRDDEQRRLAADGNRVRVYVPFGTQWYGYFMRRLAERPANLTFFMRALAHP, encoded by the coding sequence ATGACCGGCCTGTTTTCCAAGACGCTGCGGCCGGCGATCCTGGCCGCCAGTCGTTCGCATGGATTGCAGCACACCGCCGAACGGCTATCTGTCACCCGCAAAGTCGTCCACCGGTTCGTACCCGGCACGACTCTGGCGGGCGTTCTGGAAAGTGCCGCGGCACTGCGTGATTCGGGTCGCCTAGTCAGCATCGATTACCTGGGTGAGCAGGTCACCGACATCGAGGGCGCCAACGCCACCGTGTCGGCTTATCTGCATCTCCTCGACGCGCTGGGTCGCCGGCCAGACGCGACCCGGGAGGGCGTGCGGCCACTTGAAGTGTCGCTGAAATTGTCGGCGCTGGGACAGGCGCTGAACCACGACGGCGAGAAGATTGCGCTCGAACACGCCTACCGGATCTGTGAGCGCGCGGAACGGATCGGTGCGTGGGTCACGCTGGACGCCGAGGATCACACCACCACCGATTCGACACTGTCGATCGCCGCCGAATTGCGCACCGACTTTCCATGGCTGGGTGTCGTGCTGCAGGCCTACTTGCAACGCACGCCGGGTGACTGCGAGCAGTTCGCCGCCTCTGGTGCGCGCGTTCGACTGTGCAAAGGCGCCTATGACGAACCCGCATCGGTGGCCCATCGCGACGCTGCCGCGGTGACCGCCGCTTATCTGCGCTGCCTTCGACTGTTGATGGCCGGACCCGGATACCCGATGGTGGCATCGCACGACCCTGCGGTGATCGACGCGGTTCCCTTGCTCGCTCGCGAGACCGGTCGAACGGCAACGGACTTCGAATACCAGATGTTGTACGGCGTCCGCGACGACGAGCAGCGTCGGCTGGCGGCCGACGGCAATCGGGTGCGGGTCTACGTGCCGTTCGGCACCCAATGGTACGGCTACTTCATGCGGCGGCTGGCGGAACGACCCGCCAACCTGACCTTCTTCATGCGCGCGTTGGCGCACCCGTAG
- the pruA gene encoding L-glutamate gamma-semialdehyde dehydrogenase, whose product MDAITDVPQPVNEPIHDYAPNSPERTRLQTALAELADHPIELPHVIGGSHRMGDGDRVDVVQPHRHSATLGTLTNAQHRDAAAAVQAASLARTAWAATPFDERAAVFLRAAELLAGPWREKIAAATMLGQSKTAYQAEIDASCETADFWRFNVDFARQILAQQPRSAPGEWNRSDYRPLDGFVYAITPFNFTSIAANLPTAPALMGNTVVWKPSVTQSLSAYLTMQLLEAAGLPPGVVNMVTGDGYAVSEVALADPRLAGIHFTGSTDTFQHLWRQVGTNIERYHSYPRLVGETGGKDFVLAHPSARPDVVRTALIRGAFDYQGQKCSAASRAFIAHSVWQRMGDDLLAATAELPFGDITDLTNFGGALIDRRAFAKNVAAVERAKSTSGVTIAVGGEYDDSEGYFVRPTVLLSDDPTDESFATEYFGPLLSVYVYPDHDFDRVLDIIDTGSRYALTGAVIADDREAVLTAENRLRFAAGNFYINDKPTGAVVGRQPFGGSRGSGTNDKAGSALNLLRWTSARSIKETFVPATDHNYPHMVPQ is encoded by the coding sequence ATGGACGCGATTACTGACGTTCCGCAACCCGTCAACGAGCCGATCCACGACTACGCGCCGAACTCGCCCGAGCGGACTCGGCTGCAGACCGCGCTTGCCGAGTTGGCCGATCACCCGATCGAGCTGCCGCACGTCATCGGCGGCAGCCACCGCATGGGCGACGGCGACCGCGTCGACGTCGTGCAGCCGCATCGACACTCGGCCACGCTCGGCACGTTGACCAACGCGCAGCACCGCGATGCCGCTGCCGCCGTCCAAGCGGCGTCCTTGGCTCGAACAGCCTGGGCAGCAACGCCATTCGACGAACGCGCGGCGGTCTTCCTGCGAGCCGCCGAATTGCTGGCCGGCCCATGGCGGGAGAAGATCGCCGCGGCAACCATGTTGGGCCAGTCGAAGACCGCTTACCAGGCCGAGATCGACGCCTCCTGCGAGACGGCGGATTTCTGGCGTTTCAACGTCGACTTCGCGCGGCAGATCCTGGCGCAGCAGCCGCGCAGCGCCCCCGGCGAATGGAACCGCAGCGACTACCGCCCGCTGGACGGATTCGTCTACGCGATCACACCGTTCAACTTCACCTCGATCGCGGCGAATCTGCCGACCGCTCCGGCGCTGATGGGCAACACGGTGGTGTGGAAGCCGTCGGTGACACAGTCGCTGTCGGCGTATTTGACCATGCAGCTACTCGAGGCGGCCGGTCTGCCCCCTGGTGTGGTCAACATGGTCACCGGTGACGGTTACGCGGTTTCGGAAGTGGCACTGGCGGATCCGCGACTGGCCGGCATTCACTTCACCGGATCGACGGACACCTTCCAGCATCTCTGGCGGCAGGTCGGCACGAACATCGAGCGCTACCACAGCTATCCGCGACTGGTGGGGGAGACCGGCGGAAAGGACTTCGTGCTGGCCCACCCGTCGGCACGGCCAGACGTGGTACGTACCGCGTTGATTCGGGGGGCGTTCGACTATCAGGGACAGAAGTGCTCGGCGGCGTCGAGGGCGTTCATCGCGCACTCGGTCTGGCAGCGGATGGGCGATGACCTCCTGGCCGCCACCGCCGAGTTGCCGTTCGGCGACATCACCGACCTGACGAACTTCGGCGGGGCGCTGATCGACCGGCGAGCTTTTGCCAAGAACGTCGCGGCCGTCGAGCGCGCGAAGAGCACATCCGGCGTCACGATCGCCGTCGGCGGTGAGTACGACGACAGCGAAGGGTATTTCGTGCGTCCGACGGTGCTGCTGTCCGACGACCCGACCGACGAATCCTTCGCCACCGAATACTTCGGCCCACTCCTTTCGGTCTACGTCTACCCCGACCACGATTTCGACCGCGTGCTCGACATCATCGACACCGGCTCGCGTTACGCCCTGACCGGAGCGGTGATAGCCGACGATCGCGAAGCGGTGTTGACCGCCGAGAACCGACTTCGCTTCGCGGCCGGCAACTTCTACATCAACGACAAGCCGACGGGCGCGGTGGTGGGCCGGCAGCCGTTTGGCGGATCCCGTGGGTCGGGCACCAACGACAAGGCCGGTTCGGCGCTGAACCTCCTGCGCTGGACCTCTGCACGCTCGATCAAGGAGACGTTCGTTCCGGCAACCGACCACAACTATCCGCACATGGTGCCGCAATGA
- a CDS encoding universal stress protein, producing the protein MLDSFAPKSVIVGIDGSDAAIRAAQWAVDEVADTDVPLRLLYVRDLNSGASRAETRAAFEAGEAAVYAAYDAVVAMGQAVKIEMEIVEGRPVPMLVQASKSTQLICVGDVGAGRLSPAGFGSTATELIQHAHCSVAVVRGGMPHHDEKRSVVAYVVGSLDDEFAVQRGFEEAERRDAPLVLMMAWRSGLEDLQDDAALTEQERRKHDVLDHYAALWSPHYPRVTVRTVVKYGPFLNYLADNAASVQVAVVGATAVHELRKLISPAADPALRHSDFTVIVAR; encoded by the coding sequence ATGCTGGATTCGTTTGCTCCGAAGTCGGTGATTGTTGGTATCGACGGATCGGACGCAGCCATTCGAGCCGCTCAGTGGGCGGTCGACGAGGTCGCCGACACCGACGTCCCGTTGCGGCTGCTCTATGTGAGGGATTTGAACTCGGGCGCAAGTCGGGCCGAAACTCGCGCAGCGTTCGAAGCCGGTGAGGCCGCGGTGTACGCCGCCTACGACGCGGTCGTCGCAATGGGCCAAGCGGTGAAAATCGAAATGGAGATCGTCGAAGGCCGTCCGGTGCCGATGCTGGTCCAAGCCTCGAAGTCGACGCAGCTGATCTGTGTCGGTGACGTCGGGGCTGGCCGGCTATCGCCGGCGGGATTCGGTTCTACCGCTACCGAATTGATCCAGCACGCGCACTGCTCGGTCGCCGTCGTCCGAGGAGGTATGCCCCATCACGACGAAAAGCGCTCAGTGGTCGCTTATGTCGTCGGATCACTCGACGACGAATTCGCCGTCCAGCGAGGCTTCGAAGAAGCCGAGCGACGAGACGCACCGCTGGTACTGATGATGGCGTGGCGATCTGGGTTGGAAGACCTTCAAGACGACGCTGCCCTCACCGAACAGGAACGCCGTAAGCACGACGTATTGGATCATTACGCGGCGCTGTGGAGTCCGCACTATCCTCGCGTGACGGTGCGCACCGTCGTCAAGTACGGACCGTTCCTCAATTACCTCGCCGACAATGCGGCGTCCGTTCAGGTGGCCGTCGTCGGCGCCACCGCGGTCCACGAGTTGCGCAAGCTCATAAGTCCAGCCGCCGACCCGGCGTTGCGCCACAGCGATTTCACCGTGATTGTCGCACGCTGA